In Rutidosis leptorrhynchoides isolate AG116_Rl617_1_P2 chromosome 2, CSIRO_AGI_Rlap_v1, whole genome shotgun sequence, one genomic interval encodes:
- the LOC139892821 gene encoding uncharacterized protein: MMMKKTTNVMRFQRPPPPIRRHFPPSKILTDLNHLRTNNPELYQSEMAKLKKKMSSSRERIIEDPETRKNRLLAERKIAGPFRIVTQPQTVRSTKEATCYTKYEVYVYKDLANIDPRLQVFEVLNPKNGEADEEYTACVIKRFREDPLDSSVTAMATSGTCAGAQAPP; this comes from the exons ATGATGATGAAAAAAACGACGAATGTTATGCGATTTCAGCGGCCGCCTCCGCCTATTCGTCGCCACTTTCCTCCTTCCAAGATACTGACAGATTTAAATCATCTTCGTACAAACAATCCGGAGCTGTACCAATCGGAGATGGCTAAATTAAAAAAGAAAATGTCTAGTTCGCGGGAGCGTATCATCGAAGATCCAGAAACCCGAAAAAATC GTCTACTAGCTGAACGCAAAATTGCTGGTCCCTTCAGGATTGTAACCCAGCCGCAAACTGTTAGGAGTACGAAAGAAGCAACTTGTT ACACCAAATATGAAGTCTATGTGTACAAGGATTTAGCCAATATTGACCCTCGTTTGCAGGTTTTCGAGGTCCTGAACCCCAAAAACG GGGAGGCGGATGAAGAGTATACCGCATGTGTGATCAAGCGCTTCCGCGAGGATCCACTTGACTCAAGTGTAACTGCTATGGCAACTTCTG GAACATGTGCGGGTGCTCAAGCGCCACCGTGA